Proteins found in one Deltaproteobacteria bacterium genomic segment:
- a CDS encoding FAD-binding protein, with protein sequence MLHLHKISQIAAVDPAMRVIDYERQLNSEGFTGGYRPVSGYQSSLSACLAERTANLFSLKYGGIEDICAGGTVTTPLGTAFTIKDYPRAATGPDLRRVLIGAGGLLGHFSSVSLKVFPLPEAQSWGLALFDRTEEAFEALRRMIGHFVRPLFVRILEEEEGGGLLRSLNLAEASKVVLAFKLAGLKGMVEAEREGVVKLHEGESVLFHWPGRPAEVEVLDQTLITKEAYLDFCERSAPLTGRKPSAGGGPVPGTGPAGGAEESLKKFFKENPC encoded by the coding sequence TACGAACGGCAGTTAAACAGCGAAGGTTTCACGGGGGGGTATCGCCCGGTGAGCGGTTATCAATCCAGTCTTTCCGCCTGCCTGGCGGAACGGACGGCGAATCTTTTTTCTCTCAAATACGGCGGCATCGAGGATATTTGCGCGGGAGGAACCGTGACAACGCCGCTCGGGACCGCCTTCACCATCAAGGATTACCCGCGTGCCGCAACCGGTCCGGATCTGCGGCGGGTTCTCATCGGGGCGGGGGGGCTCCTCGGCCATTTCAGCTCCGTTTCGCTCAAGGTTTTTCCCCTCCCGGAGGCGCAAAGCTGGGGGTTGGCCTTATTCGACCGCACCGAGGAGGCTTTTGAGGCTTTAAGGCGGATGATCGGGCACTTTGTCCGCCCCCTGTTTGTGCGGATCCTGGAGGAGGAGGAGGGGGGGGGCCTGCTCCGTTCGTTGAATCTGGCCGAGGCCTCCAAGGTGGTGCTCGCGTTCAAACTGGCCGGATTGAAGGGAATGGTGGAGGCCGAACGGGAGGGGGTGGTCAAACTGCATGAAGGGGAGAGTGTCCTCTTCCATTGGCCCGGCCGTCCGGCCGAGGTGGAAGTTCTGGATCAAACGCTCATAACGAAGGAGGCATATCTCGATTTTTGCGAAAGATCGGCCCCCCTGACGGGGCGGAAGCCCTCCGCCGGAGGCGGACCCGTTCCTGGCACCGGCCCCGCCGGCGGCGCCGAAGAAAGTCTGAAGAAATTTTTTAAGGAAAACCCGTGTTAG